In Roseisolibacter agri, a genomic segment contains:
- a CDS encoding RNA polymerase sigma factor, with the protein MDSDAHLVRRALDGDERAMRLLWTRHAPHVDAVVRRLVGDPDQAADVAQEVWIQIFRALPSWRGDSQFGTWAHRIAVNRTLNALRRVRRLGKHEASLDEALDADEARGSGGGAGAVRAALAASAVEPEGERALLAATIEEATRQLAPGARQVFLLHDVEGYTHEEIAESLGITSGGSKSQLFKARAKLRRLLGHLVDGATGPPAGSSSSGHGGGERAAALTTSGTHRSPSALSKLASLQPLQSAHAAPRS; encoded by the coding sequence ATGGACTCCGACGCTCACCTGGTCCGACGCGCCCTCGACGGCGACGAGCGGGCGATGCGCCTCCTCTGGACGCGCCACGCCCCGCACGTGGACGCGGTCGTGCGCCGTCTGGTCGGGGATCCCGACCAGGCCGCGGACGTCGCGCAGGAGGTCTGGATCCAGATCTTCCGCGCGCTGCCGTCGTGGCGGGGCGACTCGCAGTTCGGCACCTGGGCGCACCGCATCGCGGTGAACCGCACGCTCAACGCCCTCCGGCGGGTGCGCCGGCTGGGCAAGCACGAAGCCTCGCTGGACGAGGCGCTCGACGCCGACGAGGCGCGGGGGAGTGGGGGCGGGGCGGGCGCGGTGCGCGCGGCCCTGGCCGCCTCCGCCGTCGAGCCGGAGGGGGAGCGCGCGCTGCTCGCCGCGACCATCGAGGAGGCGACGCGGCAGCTCGCGCCGGGCGCCCGGCAGGTGTTCCTGCTGCACGACGTGGAGGGCTACACGCACGAGGAGATCGCCGAGTCGCTGGGCATCACCTCGGGCGGGTCGAAGTCGCAGCTGTTCAAGGCGCGCGCGAAGCTGCGCCGCCTGCTGGGGCATCTGGTGGACGGCGCGACCGGCCCGCCGGCCGGCAGCTCGTCCTCCGGACACGGGGGCGGTGAGCGTGCCGCCGCCCTGACGACCTCCGGCACGCACCGCTCACCATCCGCGCTCTCCAAGCTCGCCTCGCTCCAACCGCTCCAATCCGCGCATGCTGCACCTCGATCCTGA
- a CDS encoding PDZ domain-containing protein → MQGRAGTGRTRLAARRLALVGAAAASAAAVRPAGAQGAVGGGGTGAMTLLPSMAQVGPCDATAPTRTAASAEARRRVEAAEREMVRRSMAGQAPAAEAPRTARVLLRRPSGWLGISTVDVSDLRMTPAGRLVRYCAYPVVVTVEPGSPAEKGGLAAGDTIVAYAGRDLVKAGEVELDKLLVPGQTLKVTVRRDGRTMVKPIVVAERPTYTFFRSIPVEGQVRVYTERTANGQTVITERVGPGERVEVRTPRPPRVYGSVTPAAAPSAPVAPSTPTPPAVWGEAPAPAPALPPVPYVIGYGGPSVVVGAQVVAADDDLREALRADARGLLVVKVLPGTPAAQAGLRGGDVIVRANGMEVLTPTALHRMVLRVTEARALVLKVDRRGQEKDVTLRW, encoded by the coding sequence ATGCAGGGACGCGCAGGAACCGGACGGACGCGGCTCGCCGCGCGGCGGCTCGCGCTGGTGGGCGCGGCGGCCGCGTCGGCGGCGGCGGTGCGGCCGGCCGGCGCGCAGGGGGCCGTGGGCGGCGGTGGCACGGGGGCGATGACGCTCCTGCCGTCGATGGCGCAGGTGGGCCCGTGCGACGCGACGGCGCCGACGCGCACCGCCGCGAGCGCCGAGGCGCGCCGGCGGGTGGAGGCGGCGGAGCGCGAGATGGTGCGCCGCTCGATGGCGGGGCAGGCGCCGGCCGCCGAGGCGCCGCGCACGGCGCGCGTGCTGCTCCGGCGGCCGTCGGGGTGGCTGGGCATCAGCACGGTGGACGTGTCGGACCTGCGGATGACGCCCGCGGGCCGCTTGGTGCGCTACTGCGCGTATCCGGTGGTGGTCACCGTGGAGCCGGGGTCGCCGGCGGAGAAGGGCGGGCTGGCCGCGGGCGACACGATCGTCGCCTACGCCGGGCGCGACCTGGTGAAGGCCGGGGAGGTGGAGCTCGACAAGCTGCTGGTCCCCGGGCAGACGCTGAAGGTCACGGTGCGCCGCGACGGCCGGACGATGGTGAAGCCCATCGTCGTGGCGGAGCGGCCGACGTACACCTTCTTCCGGTCGATCCCGGTGGAGGGGCAGGTGCGCGTCTACACCGAGCGCACCGCCAACGGGCAGACGGTCATCACCGAGCGGGTGGGGCCGGGCGAGCGGGTCGAGGTACGGACGCCGCGGCCGCCGCGCGTGTACGGGAGCGTGACGCCCGCCGCGGCGCCGAGCGCGCCCGTGGCGCCGTCGACGCCCACGCCGCCGGCCGTGTGGGGCGAGGCGCCCGCGCCGGCGCCCGCGCTGCCGCCGGTGCCGTACGTCATCGGCTACGGCGGGCCGTCGGTGGTGGTGGGCGCGCAGGTGGTGGCGGCCGACGACGACCTGCGCGAGGCGCTGCGCGCCGACGCGCGCGGCCTGCTGGTGGTGAAGGTGCTGCCCGGCACGCCCGCGGCGCAGGCGGGGCTCCGCGGCGGCGACGTGATCGTGCGCGCCAACGGGATGGAGGTGCTGACGCCGACCGCGCTGCACCGCATGGTGCTCCGCGTGACCGAGGCGCGCGCGCTGGTGCTGAAGGTGGACCGCCGCGGACAGGAGAAGGACGTCACGCTGCGCTGGTAG
- a CDS encoding NAD(P)/FAD-dependent oxidoreductase, with protein sequence MSHKIHDVAIVGGGPAGLSAAVWLGRYLHDVVLIDSGDPRNWETRGVNGYLGLPGIRPSELRGAGRDEARKYGVTLADGFVVRATREGDERFVLEWDPMPTTKAEEDRTGPGTPRRPDDNEPCERTRTLVARRVLLAIGLKDVWPRVPGLEQVYGDRAHVCPDCDGYEARGKKTVILGRGRKAVGMALNLTTWTRDLVICTNGEPLGAEPDVEAKLAPLGIAVRTEPVLGIALREGTLRSLQFADGTTLGCEKIFFAIGQYPSDDLGAQLGCARDPDGHIEVDDAYHTSVRNVFAAGDIVPGPQLGIAAAADGAIAALAIHKSLVPEERKLKRQRPSEDAKPHRAQPPHPEDEDAAAPPWQETTTAP encoded by the coding sequence ATGTCGCACAAGATCCACGATGTCGCCATCGTCGGCGGCGGCCCCGCCGGCCTCTCCGCCGCTGTCTGGCTCGGCCGCTATCTCCACGACGTCGTCCTCATCGACTCCGGCGACCCGCGCAACTGGGAGACGCGCGGCGTGAACGGCTACCTCGGCCTCCCCGGCATCCGCCCGTCGGAGTTGCGCGGCGCCGGGCGCGACGAGGCGCGGAAGTACGGCGTCACCCTCGCCGACGGGTTCGTCGTGCGCGCCACCCGCGAGGGCGACGAGCGCTTCGTCCTCGAGTGGGACCCGATGCCCACCACGAAGGCCGAGGAGGACCGGACGGGCCCGGGGACGCCGCGACGCCCGGACGACAACGAGCCCTGCGAGCGCACGCGGACGCTCGTCGCGCGACGCGTGCTGCTCGCCATCGGACTGAAGGACGTGTGGCCGCGCGTCCCCGGGCTCGAGCAGGTCTACGGCGACCGCGCGCACGTCTGCCCCGACTGCGACGGCTACGAGGCGCGCGGGAAGAAGACCGTGATCCTCGGGCGCGGCCGCAAGGCGGTCGGCATGGCGCTCAACCTCACGACCTGGACGCGCGACCTCGTCATCTGCACCAACGGCGAGCCGCTCGGCGCCGAGCCGGACGTCGAGGCCAAGCTCGCGCCGCTCGGGATCGCGGTGCGCACCGAGCCCGTGCTCGGCATCGCGCTGCGCGAAGGGACGCTCCGCTCGCTGCAGTTCGCCGACGGCACGACCCTCGGCTGCGAGAAGATCTTCTTCGCCATCGGCCAGTACCCGAGCGACGACCTCGGCGCGCAGCTCGGCTGCGCGCGCGACCCCGACGGCCACATCGAGGTCGACGACGCCTACCACACCTCGGTGCGCAACGTCTTCGCCGCCGGCGACATCGTGCCCGGCCCGCAGCTCGGCATCGCCGCGGCGGCGGACGGCGCCATCGCCGCGCTGGCGATCCACAAGTCGCTCGTCCCCGAGGAGCGGAAGCTCAAGCGCCAGCGTCCCAGCGAGGACGCCAAGCCGCACCGCGCGCAGCCGCCGCACCCGGAGGACGAGGACGCAGCGGCGCCGCCCTGGCAGGAGACGACCACCGCGCCCTGA
- a CDS encoding matrixin family metalloprotease, translated as MQRTELSLLGALGALALFVGAQAYASAHPHRTESVSSGSVGSVTRGLRKDRPGSRSVRETERDHAHAVAVELSKSRTLNRDEVRRRIQMAEEGTYIGELLLDRDSALTRWPDRAERPLRVFIGNGDGMTGWKDEYRQQVRQAFEAWQHAGIPVRFTFVADSVGSDVHVTWIDRFTDPISGKTLWSRDDRWWIVDADITLALHHRDGDPLDAQQTRAIALHEIGHLLGLDHTTDATNIMAPRVRVRDLSAADKATVQLLYSVPAGRVR; from the coding sequence ATGCAGCGCACCGAGCTCTCCCTCCTCGGCGCCCTCGGCGCCCTTGCCCTCTTCGTCGGCGCGCAGGCGTACGCGTCGGCGCATCCGCACCGCACCGAGAGCGTGTCGTCGGGGTCCGTGGGCAGCGTCACGCGCGGCCTGCGCAAGGACCGCCCGGGCAGCCGCAGCGTCCGCGAGACGGAGCGCGACCACGCGCACGCCGTGGCCGTGGAGCTCTCGAAGTCGCGCACCCTGAACCGCGACGAGGTCCGCCGCCGCATCCAGATGGCGGAGGAGGGCACGTACATCGGCGAGCTGCTGCTCGACCGCGACTCCGCCCTCACGCGCTGGCCCGACCGCGCGGAGCGCCCGCTGCGCGTGTTCATCGGCAACGGCGACGGCATGACCGGCTGGAAGGACGAGTACCGCCAGCAGGTCCGCCAGGCGTTCGAGGCGTGGCAGCACGCGGGCATCCCGGTGCGCTTCACCTTCGTCGCGGACTCCGTCGGCTCCGACGTGCACGTGACCTGGATCGACCGCTTCACCGATCCGATCTCGGGCAAGACGCTCTGGTCGCGCGACGACCGCTGGTGGATCGTCGACGCCGACATCACGCTCGCGCTGCACCACCGCGACGGCGACCCGCTGGACGCGCAGCAGACGCGCGCGATCGCGCTCCACGAGATCGGCCACCTGCTGGGACTCGACCACACGACCGACGCGACGAACATCATGGCGCCGCGCGTGCGGGTGCGGGACCTGTCGGCGGCGGACAAGGCCACCGTCCAACTGCTGTATTCCGTGCCGGCCGGGCGAGTCCGATAA
- a CDS encoding alpha/beta fold hydrolase produces MSSSSLAPSGEVHDAAPLAAAPDAGDTPRARFLAHRSAAGRSPRLTRHAVRARGLEFAVWTSPPVPGAVPLVAVNGGLLFDHRSLWPTLAPLAARRQVILYDQRGRGRSAPPPGVRAARIEHDAGDLPAIRQALGLERWDLLGHSWGGGIAMLAAAQDPGVRRLVLVDAVGVTGDWLPGLHAAGLERLGAQDPEAADRLAAFDPDVLGDPDPETHADYTMAFYPAWFADPTLAPLIPTTRALSPTGAAVVARLRREGYDWRDALRALSAPSLVLHGERDVLPAAQARRTVAQLPGSRLIVLADAGHMPFWEAPDRFFPLVASFLDDAA; encoded by the coding sequence GTGAGCTCCAGCTCCCTCGCGCCGTCCGGCGAGGTGCACGACGCGGCTCCGCTGGCCGCGGCACCGGACGCCGGCGACACGCCGCGCGCCCGCTTCCTCGCCCATCGCAGCGCCGCCGGCCGCTCCCCGCGGCTGACGCGGCACGCCGTGCGCGCGCGCGGATTGGAGTTCGCGGTCTGGACGTCGCCACCGGTGCCGGGCGCCGTGCCGCTCGTGGCGGTGAACGGCGGGCTGCTCTTCGACCACCGGAGCCTCTGGCCGACGCTCGCGCCGCTGGCCGCGCGCCGGCAGGTGATCCTCTACGACCAGCGCGGCCGCGGGCGGTCCGCGCCCCCGCCGGGCGTCCGCGCCGCGCGCATCGAGCACGACGCCGGCGACCTCCCCGCCATCCGCCAGGCGCTGGGCCTGGAGCGCTGGGACCTCCTCGGCCACTCGTGGGGCGGCGGGATCGCCATGCTCGCCGCCGCGCAGGACCCGGGCGTCCGCCGGCTCGTCCTCGTCGACGCGGTGGGCGTGACGGGCGACTGGCTGCCGGGGCTCCACGCGGCGGGCCTCGAGCGGCTCGGCGCGCAGGACCCGGAGGCGGCCGACCGGCTGGCGGCGTTCGACCCCGACGTGCTGGGCGATCCGGACCCGGAGACGCACGCCGACTACACGATGGCGTTCTACCCGGCGTGGTTCGCCGACCCGACGCTCGCCCCCCTGATCCCGACCACGCGGGCCCTCAGCCCGACCGGCGCCGCGGTGGTCGCCCGCCTCCGCCGCGAGGGCTACGACTGGCGCGACGCGCTGCGTGCCCTTTCGGCCCCATCGCTCGTCCTCCACGGTGAACGCGACGTGCTCCCGGCCGCCCAGGCCCGGCGCACCGTCGCGCAGCTCCCCGGGTCGCGCCTGATCGTCCTCGCGGACGCCGGCCACATGCCCTTCTGGGAGGCGCCCGACCGCTTCTTCCCCCTCGTCGCGTCGTTCCTGGACGACGCGGCCTGA
- a CDS encoding S8 family peptidase encodes MSLRRWAPALLVIAACAPARGPVAPAPTPEPTPAPATPAPAPAPVAATGPAPDWHLRDPATDGVPGTGAARALRELLNGAAPRRTVVVAVIDGGVDTAHVALRPSLSTNKGEQPNNRADDDGNGYVDDVRGWNFIGGADGRNVDHERLEIARLAAGCRRGEPSRVEVACPVLQQRFDSMRTEASGLQTQYAALGAALDAAVATLASAMSVPADQVTQARVTAFRPANEAQQRAKAQFLYLATNGVTPEALKDAREAMDARVKYELNLDFDPRAIVGDTPASGRRYGNGDVTGPDASHGSHVAGIIAAARGDSGTVGIAPGVVILPVRAIPNGDERDKDVANAIRYAVDRGANIINMSFGKGYSPEKATVDSAVRYAESKGVLMVHAAGNDAEDADDHPSFPLADYTGGGRASTWIEVGASSWKGGEALAAPFSNYGQKRVDLFAPGVDILSTVPGGKYKREDGTSMAAPVVSGVAALLMAHFPTLTAADVKRILLQTVTRYADRQVTVPGGAERAAFGTLSATGGVVNAYEAVKKAMDETRTRP; translated from the coding sequence ATGTCGCTCCGCCGCTGGGCTCCCGCCCTCCTCGTCATTGCCGCGTGCGCTCCGGCGCGCGGCCCCGTCGCCCCGGCGCCGACGCCCGAGCCCACTCCCGCGCCCGCCACGCCGGCCCCAGCGCCGGCGCCCGTCGCGGCCACCGGTCCGGCGCCCGACTGGCACCTGCGCGACCCCGCCACCGACGGCGTCCCGGGCACCGGCGCCGCGCGCGCGCTGCGCGAGCTGCTGAACGGCGCGGCGCCCAGGCGCACCGTCGTCGTCGCGGTCATCGACGGCGGCGTCGACACGGCGCACGTCGCGCTGCGTCCGTCGCTCTCGACCAACAAGGGCGAGCAGCCCAACAACCGCGCCGACGACGACGGCAACGGCTACGTCGACGACGTGCGCGGCTGGAACTTCATCGGCGGCGCGGACGGCCGGAACGTCGATCACGAGCGCCTCGAGATCGCGCGCCTGGCCGCGGGCTGCCGGCGCGGCGAGCCGTCGCGCGTGGAGGTCGCCTGCCCCGTGCTGCAGCAGCGCTTCGACTCCATGCGCACCGAGGCGTCGGGGCTGCAGACGCAGTACGCCGCGCTGGGCGCGGCGCTCGACGCGGCCGTCGCGACGCTTGCGTCGGCGATGAGCGTCCCGGCCGACCAGGTGACGCAGGCGCGCGTGACCGCGTTCCGGCCGGCGAACGAGGCGCAGCAGCGCGCGAAGGCGCAGTTCCTCTACCTCGCCACCAACGGCGTCACGCCCGAGGCGCTGAAGGACGCCCGCGAGGCGATGGACGCGCGCGTGAAGTACGAGCTCAATCTCGACTTCGATCCGCGCGCCATCGTCGGCGACACGCCGGCCAGCGGGCGCCGCTACGGCAACGGCGACGTGACGGGCCCGGACGCGAGCCACGGCAGCCACGTCGCCGGCATCATCGCCGCGGCGCGCGGCGACAGCGGCACGGTCGGCATCGCGCCCGGCGTCGTGATCCTGCCCGTGCGCGCGATCCCCAACGGCGACGAGCGCGACAAGGACGTCGCCAACGCGATCCGCTACGCGGTCGATCGCGGCGCGAACATCATCAACATGAGCTTCGGCAAGGGCTACTCGCCCGAGAAGGCGACGGTCGACAGCGCCGTGCGCTACGCCGAGTCGAAGGGCGTGCTCATGGTGCACGCGGCGGGGAACGACGCGGAGGACGCCGACGACCATCCGAGCTTCCCGCTCGCCGACTACACGGGCGGCGGGCGCGCGAGCACCTGGATCGAGGTGGGCGCGTCGTCGTGGAAGGGGGGCGAGGCGCTGGCCGCGCCCTTCTCCAACTACGGGCAGAAGCGCGTGGACCTGTTCGCGCCGGGCGTCGACATCCTCTCGACCGTGCCGGGCGGGAAGTACAAGCGGGAGGACGGCACGAGCATGGCCGCGCCCGTGGTGAGCGGCGTTGCCGCGCTGCTGATGGCGCACTTCCCGACGCTCACCGCGGCCGACGTGAAGCGCATCCTCCTGCAGACGGTGACGCGCTACGCCGACCGGCAGGTGACGGTGCCCGGTGGCGCCGAGCGCGCGGCGTTCGGCACGCTGTCGGCCACCGGCGGCGTGGTGAACGCGTACGAGGCGGTGAAGAAGGCGATGGACGAGACGCGCACCCGTCCGTGA
- a CDS encoding patatin-like phospholipase family protein, with amino-acid sequence MASALTLRAGPAALALVRERGLRAEDVDVLPGASGGAKWLALAGLDRFLFGELLQAPRTRPLHLIGSSIGSWRMACLAQRDPVAALARGHHAYIYEQRYSPKPSTREVTEVLTRALDLLLGPSGVDEILSHPWARLHVITAEGRGLAASERRMLLTAGLAIAAAGNLLARRTLALQMRRCIFHSAGDVTPFAHLSDLPTTHVALTRENLRAALLASGSIPLLVDGVKIPGTPRGVYWDGGVLDYHLDLDFGAGEGLVLYPHFYAHVVPGWFDKGLRWRLARGDNFRRALLIAPSDAFVAALPGGKIPDRRDFYGMPEAERMRRWQAVVDASARLGDELRELLATGRLADAVKPW; translated from the coding sequence ATGGCATCCGCCCTCACCCTCCGCGCCGGTCCCGCGGCGCTCGCGCTCGTGCGCGAGCGCGGCCTGCGCGCCGAGGACGTCGACGTCCTGCCCGGCGCGTCCGGCGGCGCGAAGTGGCTCGCCCTCGCGGGGCTCGACCGCTTCCTCTTCGGCGAGCTCCTGCAGGCGCCGCGCACGCGCCCGCTGCACCTCATCGGCTCGTCCATCGGCAGCTGGCGGATGGCGTGCCTCGCGCAGCGCGATCCGGTCGCGGCGCTCGCGCGCGGGCACCACGCGTACATCTACGAGCAGCGCTACTCGCCGAAGCCGTCCACGCGCGAGGTGACCGAGGTCCTCACGCGCGCGCTCGACCTGCTGCTCGGCCCCAGCGGCGTGGACGAGATCCTGTCGCATCCGTGGGCGCGGCTGCACGTCATCACGGCCGAGGGGCGCGGGCTGGCGGCGAGCGAGCGGCGGATGCTGCTGACCGCGGGGCTGGCCATCGCCGCCGCGGGCAACCTGCTCGCGCGGCGCACGCTCGCGCTGCAGATGCGGCGCTGCATCTTCCACTCGGCCGGCGACGTGACGCCGTTCGCGCACCTGTCCGACCTGCCGACGACGCACGTCGCGCTGACGCGCGAGAACCTGCGCGCCGCGCTGCTGGCGTCCGGCTCGATTCCGCTGCTGGTGGACGGCGTGAAGATCCCCGGCACGCCGCGCGGCGTGTACTGGGACGGCGGGGTGCTCGACTACCACCTGGACCTCGACTTCGGCGCGGGCGAGGGGCTGGTGCTCTACCCGCACTTCTACGCGCACGTCGTCCCCGGCTGGTTCGACAAGGGGCTGCGCTGGCGACTGGCGCGCGGCGACAACTTCCGGCGCGCGCTGCTGATCGCGCCGAGCGACGCCTTCGTGGCGGCGCTGCCGGGCGGGAAGATCCCGGACCGCCGCGACTTCTACGGCATGCCCGAGGCGGAGCGCATGCGCCGCTGGCAGGCGGTGGTGGACGCGAGCGCGCGGCTGGGCGACGAGCTGCGCGAGCTGCTGGCGACGGGGCGGCTGGCGGACGCGGTGAAGCCCTGGTGA
- a CDS encoding CheR family methyltransferase: protein MSAPETATPPDDDEFEQLLEHLRSTRGLELGGYKRIGLMRRVAKRMRSVGVESFGEYISYLQAHDDEFSQLFNTLLINVTAFFRDDVPWEYLRTEVIPRLLEQRLPSDPIRIWCAGCATGEEAYTLAIVLAEAIGPDQFRERAKVYATDLDDDALAQARQGAYTERDVEGVPPELLDRYFERYDQRYVFRKDLRRSIIFGRNDLLQDAPISRIDLLACRNTLMYFDAPTQAKILTRFHFALNDDGFLFLGRAETLLTHNSLFAPLDLRRRVFTKVPRYPSRDRAFVMARGARVPLLAGDAPDRLVLGAAFDTGNVAQFVVDRTGRLVLVNGRARALFQLGTADIGRPLQDLEVSYRPFELRSAIDQAYADALSVTRSEVPWRAPNGDQRWFDIVIVPIATPGGEAAGASVSFVEVTRYKQMQHQLEESQAELETAYQELQSTNEELETTNEELHSTVEELETTNEELQSTNEELETMNEELQSTNEELQTINDELRVRSEELNRLNAFLESVFTSLRAGVAVLDRELRVLVWNSNAEDLWGLRADEVEQTNFLGLDIGLPVAQLLPTIRACLAGEQTNAAIALPATNRRGRAITCQTTVVPLVGRGDERPQGVIVMMTEEPAPAA, encoded by the coding sequence ATGTCCGCCCCCGAGACCGCCACGCCGCCCGACGACGACGAGTTCGAGCAGCTGCTCGAGCACCTCCGCAGCACCCGCGGCCTGGAGCTCGGGGGCTACAAGCGGATCGGGCTCATGCGGCGCGTCGCCAAGCGCATGCGCAGCGTCGGCGTCGAGTCGTTCGGCGAGTACATCAGCTACCTGCAGGCGCACGACGACGAGTTCTCGCAGCTGTTCAACACGCTCCTGATCAACGTGACTGCCTTCTTCCGCGACGACGTGCCCTGGGAGTACCTCCGCACGGAGGTCATCCCGCGGCTGCTCGAGCAGCGCCTGCCCTCCGACCCGATCCGCATCTGGTGCGCCGGCTGCGCGACCGGCGAGGAGGCGTACACGCTCGCGATCGTGCTCGCCGAGGCGATCGGGCCCGACCAGTTCCGCGAGCGCGCGAAGGTGTACGCCACGGACCTCGACGACGACGCGCTGGCGCAGGCGCGCCAGGGCGCGTACACGGAGCGCGACGTCGAGGGCGTGCCGCCCGAGCTGCTGGACCGCTACTTCGAGCGCTACGATCAGCGCTACGTGTTCCGCAAGGACCTGCGGCGCTCGATCATCTTCGGGCGCAACGACCTGCTGCAGGACGCGCCGATCTCGCGCATCGACCTGCTGGCGTGCCGCAACACGCTGATGTACTTCGACGCGCCCACGCAGGCGAAGATCCTCACGCGCTTCCACTTCGCGCTCAACGACGACGGCTTCCTCTTCCTCGGCCGCGCCGAGACGCTGCTGACGCACAACTCGCTGTTCGCGCCGCTCGACCTGCGCCGCCGCGTGTTCACCAAGGTGCCGCGCTACCCGTCGCGCGACCGCGCGTTCGTGATGGCGCGCGGCGCGCGCGTGCCGCTGCTGGCCGGCGACGCCCCCGACCGCCTCGTGCTCGGCGCCGCCTTCGACACGGGGAACGTCGCGCAGTTCGTGGTGGACCGCACGGGCCGGCTCGTGCTCGTCAACGGCCGCGCGCGCGCGCTCTTCCAGCTCGGGACGGCGGACATCGGCCGCCCGCTGCAGGACCTCGAGGTCTCGTACCGCCCGTTCGAGCTGCGCTCCGCGATCGACCAGGCGTACGCCGACGCGCTGTCGGTGACGCGCAGCGAGGTGCCGTGGCGCGCGCCGAACGGCGACCAGCGCTGGTTCGACATCGTCATCGTCCCCATCGCGACGCCGGGCGGCGAGGCCGCCGGCGCCAGCGTCTCGTTCGTAGAGGTCACGCGCTACAAGCAGATGCAGCACCAGCTCGAGGAGTCGCAGGCCGAGCTGGAGACCGCGTACCAGGAGCTGCAGTCCACCAACGAGGAGCTCGAGACTACGAACGAGGAGCTGCACTCCACCGTCGAGGAGCTGGAGACGACGAACGAGGAGCTGCAGTCCACGAACGAGGAGCTCGAGACGATGAACGAGGAGCTCCAGTCGACCAACGAGGAGCTGCAGACGATCAACGACGAGCTGCGCGTGCGCAGCGAGGAGCTGAACCGGCTGAACGCGTTCCTCGAGTCGGTGTTCACCAGCCTGCGGGCCGGCGTCGCGGTGCTCGACCGCGAGCTGCGCGTCCTGGTCTGGAACAGCAACGCCGAGGACCTGTGGGGGCTGCGCGCCGACGAGGTGGAGCAGACGAACTTCCTCGGCCTCGACATCGGGCTGCCCGTCGCGCAGCTGCTGCCGACGATCCGCGCCTGCCTCGCGGGCGAGCAGACGAACGCCGCGATCGCGCTGCCGGCCACCAACCGCCGCGGCCGCGCGATCACCTGCCAGACGACCGTCGTGCCGCTCGTGGGGCGCGGCGACGAGCGGCCCCAGGGCGTGATCGTGATGATGACCGAGGAGCCGGCGCCGGCCGCGTGA
- a CDS encoding chemotaxis protein CheB, producing the protein MPTPPLVVVGASAGGVEALSELVRGLPADLPAAVLVVLHIPAQAPSVLPRILARAGHLPADTARDGDVLQGGRVYVAPPDCHMIVDGDRLRLVRGPRENGHRPAIDPLFRSAARMHGGRVAGVVLTGNLGDGSLGLAQVKDHGGVAIVQSPAEALYPGMPRSALTHVDVDYVLPVAGIATTLVQLMPALAAQPASVMASAPDRDPTMSTSDDPGAPPRDEVERVGTEAVDASVATNEELGGRISHFTCPECSGSLWEIRDGRQVRFRCRVGHSYSEPALVHAKDEALEAAMWTAVTALEENASLSRRLAERFASGGRATAAHSFERRAQELEARARAVREVLEAVPPEPLDAAADAAAIAEASALERDDVTIDGVVDDVMRDLPTPGRS; encoded by the coding sequence ATGCCCACTCCGCCGCTCGTCGTCGTCGGCGCTTCCGCCGGCGGGGTGGAGGCACTGTCCGAGCTCGTCCGGGGCCTGCCCGCCGACCTCCCGGCCGCCGTCCTCGTGGTCCTGCACATCCCGGCCCAGGCGCCCAGCGTGCTGCCGCGCATCCTGGCGCGCGCCGGCCATCTCCCCGCCGACACGGCGCGCGACGGCGACGTGCTGCAGGGTGGCCGCGTCTACGTGGCGCCGCCGGACTGCCACATGATCGTCGACGGCGACCGGCTGCGCCTCGTCCGCGGGCCGCGCGAGAACGGCCACCGCCCCGCCATCGATCCGCTCTTCCGCAGCGCGGCGCGGATGCACGGCGGCCGCGTCGCCGGCGTGGTGCTCACCGGCAACCTCGGCGACGGCTCGCTGGGGCTCGCGCAGGTGAAGGACCACGGCGGCGTGGCGATCGTGCAGTCGCCGGCCGAGGCGCTCTATCCCGGCATGCCGCGCTCGGCGCTGACGCACGTGGACGTGGACTACGTGCTTCCCGTCGCCGGGATCGCCACCACCCTCGTGCAGCTGATGCCCGCGCTCGCCGCGCAGCCGGCTTCCGTGATGGCGAGCGCCCCTGACCGCGATCCGACCATGTCCACTTCGGACGATCCGGGCGCGCCGCCTCGCGACGAGGTGGAGCGCGTCGGCACCGAGGCCGTGGATGCGAGCGTCGCCACGAACGAGGAGCTGGGCGGCCGCATCTCGCACTTCACCTGCCCGGAATGCAGCGGCTCCCTGTGGGAGATCCGCGACGGCCGGCAGGTGCGCTTCCGCTGCCGCGTCGGGCACTCCTACAGCGAGCCCGCGCTGGTGCACGCCAAGGACGAGGCGCTGGAGGCGGCCATGTGGACCGCCGTCACCGCGCTCGAGGAGAACGCCTCCCTCTCGCGCCGGCTGGCCGAGCGGTTCGCGAGCGGCGGGCGGGCGACCGCGGCGCACAGCTTCGAGCGGCGCGCGCAGGAGCTGGAGGCGCGCGCGCGGGCCGTGCGCGAGGTGCTCGAGGCCGTGCCGCCCGAGCCGCTGGACGCCGCCGCCGACGCGGCCGCCATCGCGGAGGCGAGCGCGCTCGAGCGCGACGACGTCACCATCGACGGCGTCGTCGACGACGTGATGCGCGACCTGCCCACCCCCGGCCGCTCCTGA